GGGCCATCCGGACCGCCTTGTTGAGGGCCGTGGTGATCGTGCTGGAGATCCACAGGCCTGCAGCGCACCCCACGACGAGTACGGCCACCACCATCTGCAGCAGCGTATTTCGGGCCGACTTGTAGCTCTGATCGCTGATCTGCGTGTCTCGCTCCATGGCGGCGAGGTTGCTAGTGACGAGGTTGCGCAGTGCCTCGCGGGTGCGAGAGAGCGACTCATCGCCCTCGCCCGCGGAGCGCTCGAAGGCGCGCCGGTTGCCATTCTCCATGGAGGTCTCCATGGCGGCGGTGGCGTAGCGCTTGTAGCCTCCCCACCCCTCTGTCAGCTGCGACATCGCTTGCCCGCCGCTGCCGGCGAACAGAGTTCGCAGCACTTCGACCTTCTCATCGGCGGAGGCGTAACGGGCTTGTGCGTTGTCAAAGTGCTTGCTCATCTCGTCATCGTCGTTGGCGATGATCAGGTTCTTCTCAGAGCGTACGGACTGCACCATGTCTTCCTTCAGGCGCGCGATAGTCAGCAGGGCCTGATCCGCAATCTGCGGGATGCTAGCGGCGCGATCGAGAAGCGTGGTTATCGCCCGTTCGGCGGTGCCAATCGCCTCCCGCGCCTCGTTCGACGACAGCTCACGGGCGCGAGCGTTGGAGTTGAGCATGGACAGGCGGATCACCTGGGCGTTGTTCTCCACGTAGCCCGCCCAGGCAGCTTCGAATTCGGCCACGTCCGCGTTGCTGCCATCACCGATGAGCGCCTTCAGGGTGCTCAGCTTCTGCTCGATCTCTTGACGATTGCTGTCGATCAGGCGCTGATAGCGCTCCACGACTACCGGGTCCTCGGCGAGCACGATGTTCTTCTCGGAGCGGGCGATCTCCAAGGCGAGGCGCTGAATGTCCTGCGCCGTGGTCACTCGCATCGTCGACTCGGTGGCGAGCGTCTTGAGTCGAGCGTTCATGCCCCCGAGCTTGTCGATACCGATATAGCCAAGGCCGCCGGCGAACGCGAGTAGAAGCGTGAAGGCACCTGTGAGCTTGAGTTTGATGGTAAGTCGCATTGGGCGATCTCCTACGCGATCAGCGGCTTGGTGGATTCGACGCTTGTGTCGAAGACATTTTCGAGGTTCAAGATGATCGTCAGTCGCTCACGGATCCGGGCGATGCCCGTGATGAGTTTTCCGTTCCATTTGCTGCCGCTCTCCGGCAGCTCTTCGATGGTCAGTTCTTGCACAGGTTCGACGTTGTAAACAGCGTCTACGGCCATCGCCACGCGCGTTGTCTCTCCCTCCACTCTCACTTCGAAGACCACCGTTCGGGTGCTTTTTCCCTGGTCCCTAGGCGGCATGCCAAAGCGGTAGCGTAGGTCGATCACGGGCACGACGTTGCCACGCACATTGATGACGCCAGGGGCGAACCTATTGGCGTGCGGCACGGGCGTCATAGAGACGATGTCGAGAATCTCCTGCACGCGCATCACGTTGATTGCGAACACCTCGCCACCGAGCTCGAAGGTGAGCAGGGTGTTGACGGTCTCTTCCTCAACGATGACGTCGGGCGGCGCTGTCGCCGGTGTGGCTGCGTCATTCATGCAGCACCTCGAGGTTTGCTTCTGCGGTCAGTGGAGCCAGTCTTGGCGATCGGGATCAGGGCGCCCACATCGACGATCAGGGCGACGCGCCCGTCGCCGAGAATGGTGCCCCCCGCGATCCCTCTGCAGTGGCGGTGGAGGCGCGTCATGGGCTTGATCACCGTCTGGCGCTGTCCGATGATCTCGTCCACCACCAAGCCAAGGCGCTCACGCCCCACGCGGACGACGACCACGCGACGATCCTTCCCAGGCGTGTACGGGAAGTCGAACAGCTCATGCATGCGTGCGAAGGGTACGTACTCATCGCGGATCGTAATCATGCGCCGGCTCTCGCTGGCCAGATCTTCCTGCGCGCTGATGTCTACGCACTCCTCGATAGCATCCAACGGTAGGACAAAGGCGCCTCCGTTCACGTTCACGTGGAACCCCTCAACGATGGCAAGCGTTAGGGGCAGGCGCAGGGTGATGCGAGTGCCACGACCCTGCTCGGTCTCCACGAAGATGCTGCCGCGCTGGTCTTGGATCGTGCGTCGAACCACGTCCATGCCGACGCCGCGGCCGGACACGTTGGAGACCACGGTGGCGGTGGAGAAGCCGGGTTCGAAGATCATCATCTGCAGGGTGGTATCGGGAACTTCCTGGTCCTCCGTCAGTAGGCCGCGCTCGATCGCGCGCTCGCGCACCTTGGATAGGTCGATGCCGGCCCCGTCGTCGGTGATGGTGATGTGAACCTCACCGCCCTCGTGTCGAGCGGCCAGCTGCAGGCGGCCCTTCTCCGGTTTACCAGCCGCGACGCGCGCTTGCGGGGACTCCAGGCCATGGTCCATCGAGTTGCGGATAAGATGGACCAAGGGGTCGTTCAGTAGCTCGATGAAGTACTTATCGATTTCCGTCTCCTCGCCGAGCACCTCGAAGGAGATGTTCTTGCCGAGCTCCTTGCTCAGGGTGCGCGTGATGCGGCGGAACTTCGAGAACAGGAGTCCGATGGGCACCATGCGAATGTCGAGGGTGTCGTCGCGCAGGTTCGTCACCAGGCGATCGATGTCTTCGGACACCGCGCGCAGGGCGGGGTCCGCGTAGCGATCTGAGATGTCAGCGAGGCGTGACTGAGCGATTACCAACTCACCTACCTGGTCCATCAGACTGTCGAGCTTCTCCGCCGATACGCGAAGACTCTCCGATCCCTTGCTAGCACCATTAGAGGTGCTGGGAGCGGCTGGTTTCTCCGCCTTGGCCGCGTTCTCTTTGGCGCCCTTCGCCTGCTGTTGACCATCGGGGGGCGGCGCAGCTGAAGGGGGTGAGCTATTGGCGGCTGCGTCTTCCCTGGCAGCCTCGAGCAGAGTGATCTCCAAGGTGGCGTTATCGGCCACAAACACGAACACATCTTCGACCCGCTCGCGTCCCGCATCGCTCTCGAGGGTTATCTCCCAGCCTAGGTGGCAGGCCGTTGGGTCGAGTTCGCTTAGAGGCCGTACACGGTCGCAGAGCAAAGACGCTTCGATGGCGCCCAATTCGCGCAGCTCCTCGAGCAGCAGCAGCGGGTTGGTGCCGTAGCGAAACGCGTTGTCTTCCGGGTAGAAGACAATGCGGTAGTTGCACATCTCGCCGCTGCCGTCGTTGCGCCCGCGTCCCTCGCCCGCGGGAGCCGCTGGTGCGCCACCTTCGCCGGGGGCTGTGGGTCCCATCGCGGCTTCCAAGCGGGCTGCGATCGGATCGCCGTCGGCGGGTTGCGCGCTGCCGTCGAGTAGGTGGGCGATGTGATCCCCGGCCTCGAGGGAAATCTCGATCAGCTCGGGGGTGAGCGCCACCTGACCGGTCCGCACCGTATCGAAGGCGGTTTCGAAGCGATGGGCGAAAGCGACGATGTCATCGAAGCCGAACATCCCGCCCGAGCCCTTGATTGTGTGTAGGGCACGAAACGCTTCGTTGATCAGTTCGGCATCTTCATTACCGTCCTGCATCGCCAGCAGGGCGGTCTCCAGACGCGTCAACAGCTCAGCGGCTTCCTCGCGATAGGTATCGCTTGGGTCGCGTCTGCTGGCGTCGCTCATGAGCCGACCAGCTTGCGCACGACAGCGACGAGCTGCTCGTTCTTAAAGGGCTTGACGATCCAACCGGTAGCGCCGGCTGCCTTGCCTTCGGCTTTGCGACTGTCCTGGCTTTCGGTGGTGAGCATTACGATGGGGCGCCCAGTGAAGCTGGCCTTCGCTCGCAGGCCCTTGATCAGCCCGATGCCATCGAGGTTGGGCATGTTGAGGTCTGTGATCACCATGTCCACCGTGTCATCTGCTTTGTCGAGCCCATCTGCTCCGTCCACGGCGGTGACCACCTGATAGCCGGCAGTTTCGAGTGTTAGCTTTACCATGTCGCGGATAGACTCGCTGTCGTCCACCGCCAAGATGCGTTTACTCACAGATCTGACTCCACAATGGGGCAAGGTCGGGTTGCTCGCTGCTGCTCTTGGCGAATGCTCCACCCTCTTCGAGTAGATTTCTAACTGTATTAGCTGAGAGGCAACCACGGACTCGTTTCTCGAACTCATCGCGACCTTCTAGGTAGATTGCGATGAGTAGTTGCAGGCCGGCGAAGTCGATCTGCTCCACCCGGTCGAGGTCCAGACCGTCCGACATTATTGTCGCGGAAAGCTCTTGAGATGAAGTGGCGCTCATGGCTGAAATTGTCAGGCTTTTCATGCTCGCTGCTCCTTACCAATTCGGACCTTACGAATGAGATTGCCAGCTAATAAAAATCAAAAACTCAGGGTGGTTCACGCTTTTCCTGACGGTACGGCAAGTACGATCAAAAACCGTGAATTCGCCGAGGTGGCACACTAGGTAGTGCCCCTTAGGATCGGTGTTCACGATTACCACAGCGGGCGAAGCTAATTCCCATGCAGAGCAGTGCCAGCGTATTGACGGTCGCCGATTCCGAAGCGGAGTACGCCGGCTCAGCGATGACCCCTTCTTTGACGCTCGAAGACCTCGCCGGTGTCAACAAATCGTTGGGGGATGTGTCTGCTGCCGTTGAGAGGACTTTTCTCGGTGCAAGCAAGCGCACGATGCAAACTGCGCGTGACCTGCATCACGTGAGCCAATTGGTCGAGAAACTGGTTACGCCAGCCGAGCGCCCCATGGAAGAGCAGGTCGCCTCTCTCGCTGGGGATGCGTTTGCGGTGCAACCGAGCGTAGAAGACTCATCCTCCGAGTGGGCAGCTCTCCAGGAGATCGCGCGCAAGGCGGAGGCGATGTGTGCGGAGCTCGAGTCGCTCGACCGCTGCTATCAGATGTTTCCCGTGCTGCGCGTTCTCACGCAGATCCATGGCAGCTCGCTGAATGAGGAGAGCCGCGACCTCGACTGGTTCGCCGACGCCATCGGTAGTGAGGCGGATCGCGGCGGACAGGTAGTGGGTAATCTGCTGGTTACGGTCAAACGGCAGGCTTCGAAGCTCCGCGGGTCCATCCGCCAAGCCTTCGAGGGTGAGCAGCAATTGCGCGACGCCTTGGCGGAGTCAGAGGTGGTCATGGCGCGCTCCGCCGAGCAAATCGGCGCGCATGAGCGTGCCCACGAGCGCGCGTTTCGTGCCGTCCACGATCGCCAGCGCGCGATCAGCTCCGCCACGAGTGAACTCGTGTCCTCCATGCAGTTTCAAGATGCCTTTCGCCAGCGCGTGGAGCACGTTCAGCATGCCCTCGAGCAGCTGGTGTCCTTGCGTGAGCGGCAGGTGCTTCCCGGCTTCGAAGCCGATCGGATGCTGGACGGCGCCGAACTATCGGTCGCTCAAGCGGTGTTGGTCAGTATCGTAAGAGACCAGACCGAGTCTCTGGCGCAAGACTTGGCTCAAGAGCATCGGCAGCTTGAAAGTGCCTTGAGTCGACTCGTCGAGCAGGTAGATGCGCTCGGTTCGGACCTGGCCAATGCCCTTGGCGGTTCCGAGCGGCAGGTAGCCGAGCACACGCTCGACTCGACCCTGCGCAACTACGCGGTGCAGGTGGGAATGCTCGCGAGGGTGTTTCACGGACGCTCGGCGATCACCAGATCTTTGAGAGCGGCGCTGGCCGAAATGGACACGGATCTTCTCGACTTGGAGCAGGTGGGAGAGGCGATCTTCCTCCTTGCCGTCAACGCGGTCGTGCTCGCGGCCCGCCTGGGCGCTGAGGGGCGAGCGATCGAGCAGATCGCTCAGCAGGTGCGTAGCAACAGCACGGAGGCGGGCACGGCGATTCGCCTCGTGCGCAAACTAACCGATGAGCTCCGTGCCCTTTGCATGAACGCGACCCAGGACGAGCAAACCGTAGCCGCTAGATCTGACGCGCAACCGTCGGTCACAGACCAAGAGGTTGCCGACAACCCTAATGGGGAGGCCCTTGACGAAGCGCCCGCGGCGGACGACCCTGCCGTCGCAGGGGGCGCCGACCTGCGCTCAGCTGGTGCTTTGCGCGCTCGCTCTGCAGCGCTCATGGCGGCGCTTGAGCAGCGTGGCGAGCAAAGCGATGAGGTGCTCGGATTTTGCCGGAACATCTACGCCGGGTTTGCCGCAACGCGCACGGAGTTCTCAAGGTTGGACGGCGCGGTGCGTAGCTTATCGGCAACGAGTGCCGCTTGGGCGGCCCGCGCGGGCGAACACTCGCTCGACCTTCACCTGCGGCCGGATCTGGTGCGTGCCCTGGCAGACTACTTCAACGCGCACTACACGATGCAGAGCGAGCGGATCACGCAGGGCCTTGCCCTAATGCTGGGCGATGATGCTCCGGCCGCGGACGCCGCGGACGACAATGCCTCACCTGCCGTTGAGGAAAAGGAAGACGACTTGAGTGACATCCTATTTTAGAGGTTATCGTGGTCACCCACCCACCCGTTGGCGAGTGGTGTGCTGTCACACCTAGAGAGCCCGCCACACCACGGGCGTCGCCCGGGATAACCGAAGGGGATCTGCGATGAAGCCGGCTTGTTTGACGGCCGTGTTGATGAGTGCCGCGCTGGTGATGCCGGCTCTCGTATCCGCGCAAGCGGTGGACGAGGATCAACTCGGCGCCTGGTACATGTACTTTTACGATGTTCGTTTCGAGGACTCACGCTTTGGCTTGCAAGGCGATGGCCAGTGGCGTAACTGGGATCTCGGCGGCGATCTCGAGCAGCTGCTATTGCGCAGCGGCGCCACCTTCACTCCGGAGGACAGCAACACTACCTTCACCTTCGGGTATGCGAGTATCACCTCCGGGTCCTTCGGGCCTAGCGATGCGAGTCAGCACGAGCATCGCATCTACCAAGAGGCCCTGATCCGCCAACGAGTGGGGTCGAGAGTGCGCCTACGTCATCGCCTGCGCACGGAGCAGCGCTTCGTGGAGGACCAGGACTTCCGCACCCGTTTCCGCTACGCGCTGTTCGTCGACATCCCCCTCAATCGGCGCGAGATGAACCCCGGGGCGTACTACCTGGCCCTGTACGACGAGGTGTTCATCAATTTGGAACGTAACATCGGCGATGGCCGTCGTGTCGATCGCGTCGACCGTAACCGCCTCTACGGCGCCCTCGGCTATGTCGTCACGAGCACGCTGAAGGTGCAAGGGGGCGTGATGCTACAGTCGAGCGGCAGCATCGATAAGCCGCAGCTTCAGCTGAGCCTGCACCAGGCATTCCGCTGATCCCGGGCCCTGGCGGCGAGGCCGCCCGTGCAGCTCACGTTGTGGGGTGGCCCTCACGCCCCGCGAGCACCTGGTCCGCCTGCACATCCGCATGGTACGAGGATCTCACCAGCGGGCCGCTGGCCACGTGGGTGAAGCCCATCGCGTAGCCTTCGCGTTCGTACTCGGCGAACTCGTCTGGGTGCACGAAACGCTCCACGGGAAGATGGTGTCGCGTCGGCTGCAGATACTGGCCGATCGTCAGCATCTCGCAGTCGTGGGCGCGCAAATCGCGCATCACTTCGAAAATCTCCTCGCGCTGCTCGCCTAGACCCACCATCAGGCCCGATTTCGTCGGCACCGTGGGATGAGAGGCGTGAAACTCGCGAATGAGCTTCAGTGAATGCTGGTAGTCAGAGCCCGGGCGCGCCTGGCGGTATAGGCGAGGCACGGTCTCGAGGTTGTGGTTGAACACGTCCGGCGGTGCCCGGTGCATGATCTCCAGCGCACGGTCCATGCGTCCGCGGAAGTCCGGTACCAGCACCTCCACCTTGGTGTTCGGGCTGCGCTCGCGAACGGCCTGAATGCAGTCCACGAAGTGGCCGGCACCCCCGTCGCGCAAATCGTCGCGATCCACCGAGGTGATGACCACGTAGCGCAGTGCCATGTCGCGGATCGTGTTGGCGAGGTTGACCGGCTCGTCAGCGTCCAGCGCCTTCGGTCGTCCGTGTGCGACATCGCAGAAAGGGCAGCGGCGGGTACAGATGTCCCCCATGATCATGAACGTGGCCGTGCCCTTGCCGAAGCACTCCGCGATGTTGGGGCAGGACGCCTCCTCACATACGGTGTGCAGGGCGCTATCGCGCAGGATCTTCTTCAGATCGCTGACAGCGGTGGTGGCGGGCGACTTCACGCGAATCCAGCTTGGCTTGCGCACGCGCTCGGTGGTCGGCTCCACCTTGATAGGAATCCGCGCCATCTTCTCCTCGGCGCTCATCTTGCGGCCGGGTTCGAGACGTCGCGCCCGAGCCGGCGGCGGCGCGGGTGGGGTTTGGGTGTCGCTCATGCGGGGTGTTCCTCGTGGGCACGGGGTGCGCAGGTCGGAGCGCGCTCGACGTAGCGCAGCGATTGCCCCGTATTGTACGCGAGGCGGCGCAACAGTTCGGCGCTCACCAGATCGCCCATCCGCGCGACCGTGAGATCGCGGGGGGCACCCTCGTCGATCATCCGAGTCACCTCGAGTCCCTGGTACCCGCAGGGGTTGATGCGGCCGAAGGGGCTCAGATCTGCATTTACGTTCAGGGCGATGCCGTGGTAGCTGCAGCCGCGCCGGATGCGCAGGCCAATGCTGGCGATCTTGCGTCCCTGCACGTAGACGCCTGGCGCTGATGGATCCGCCGCTGCTTCGATGCCAAATGGGGCGAGCGAGCTGACTACGCTCTGTTCGAGCACGCTCACGAGCGAGCGTGCCCCGAGGCCGTAGCGGCGCAAGGCCAGCAGGGGGTAAAGCACCAGCTGACCCGGCCCGTGGTAGGTCACTTGGCCGCCGCGATCGGTCTGCACCACGGGGATGTCCTCGCGCGCCACCCGCACGTGATCATGGGATGCGTTCAAGCCGAGCGTGAAGACCGGCGGATGCTCCACCAGCCACACCTCATCCGGTGAGACGCCGCCGCGCTCACCGGTGTACCGCGCCATCGCGTCCCGGGCATGCGAGTAGGCGATTGGGCCCACGCGACACAGATGCAACGCAGCGAGGGGAGGCTCGCCGGCGGCGACGCTCACAGGGCCCACAGCACCTCGTCGTTGGCCGTTAGGGCCGCGTAGGCAGCGTCTAGCTGATCCTTGCTCTCGGCGCGCACGGTGGCGGTGATCGAGGTGTACTTGCCGCCGCGGCTGGGGCGCTCGGCGATCCCGTCGCGCTCGACGGCGGCGAAGTGGCAATCGAGGATACCGATCACCACGTCGCGAAAGGGCCTAGCGCTTTCGCTATCGCGGCCGATGACTTTAATCGGGAAGTTGACGGGAAACTCCAGGGGCGTCTCCTCCAGCGCCTTCAGGCGATTGGCCTGAGACAGCACGCGCGGCGGCGTGTCGTTGCCGTTTTGGTTGGTCATAACGCTCCTCCTTTCGTCGAATACTCATCTAGGCGACTTGGTCTCAGTCGCGATCCTCTGGCCCCCCTGCGGCGACTGATGCTCGGTAGCGGTCCCACGCGTCGCGCCAGTGACGACCGGGCCGGCCGTCGCCGATCGAATGCTCATCCAAACGCGTCACGGGCAGCACTTCGCGCGTTGTGCTGGTGATCCAGACCTCCTCTGCTTCGCGCAGAGCCTGCAGGGCAATCGGCCGTCTCTCGCAGCGTACGCCAGCCTGGGCTGCCTGCTCCAGCACCCAGTCGCGGCTGACACCCGGCAGGATATCGGGGCCGTCGGGCGGGGAGACAAGGGTGTCATCGATCCAGGCCAGCACGTTGCTCGTAGAGCCTTCGTTCACCAGGCCGTCGCGGTGTAGGAGTGCTTCGGCGGCACCGGCCGCTCGGGCCTGCTCGCGTGCCAGCACGTTGCCGAGCAAGGAGGTGGTCTTGATATGGCAGGCGCGCCAGCGCAGGTCATCCAGGGTTACTGCGTGCAATCCCGCCTCGCGTGCTGCAGCGGGAGGTGGGGGGCTATCCATCAGCATTACCAGGGTGCGCGGCTCGGCGGTGGCGGGGAATGTGTGCGCGCGCTTTGGGCTGTCTCCCCGAGTCACCTGCACGTACAGGGCAGCCCGAGGAGGCACGAGCTGTGCATTGGCCGACAGCACGTCGTGTAGCAAGGCAGCCCAGTCCTCAGCCGCGAAGGGGTTCGCACAGGCGATGAACGCTAGGCTGCGTGCCAGCCGCGCCAGGTGGCGGTCGGTGAGAAACGGCAGCCCGTCGTAGGCAGCGATGACTTCGTAGACAGCATCACCGAACAGAAACCCTCGGTCGAGTACGGGAATGCGCGCCTCCTCCACGGGCAGGAGCTCGCCATCGAGGTAAGCCATACCGAGTACATTGGCCATCGTCAGTGCCCCCAGCGCCCTAGTTGAACCACATTATCACCTGGTCCCAGGTGCGCTTGACGAAGCTGCCAGGGATCACCGGTGTCAA
The DNA window shown above is from Pseudomonadota bacterium and carries:
- the lipB gene encoding lipoyl(octanoyl) transferase LipB; its protein translation is MHLCRVGPIAYSHARDAMARYTGERGGVSPDEVWLVEHPPVFTLGLNASHDHVRVAREDIPVVQTDRGGQVTYHGPGQLVLYPLLALRRYGLGARSLVSVLEQSVVSSLAPFGIEAAADPSAPGVYVQGRKIASIGLRIRRGCSYHGIALNVNADLSPFGRINPCGYQGLEVTRMIDEGAPRDLTVARMGDLVSAELLRRLAYNTGQSLRYVERAPTCAPRAHEEHPA
- a CDS encoding response regulator yields the protein MSKRILAVDDSESIRDMVKLTLETAGYQVVTAVDGADGLDKADDTVDMVITDLNMPNLDGIGLIKGLRAKASFTGRPIVMLTTESQDSRKAEGKAAGATGWIVKPFKNEQLVAVVRKLVGS
- a CDS encoding chemotaxis protein CheA; this encodes MSDASRRDPSDTYREEAAELLTRLETALLAMQDGNEDAELINEAFRALHTIKGSGGMFGFDDIVAFAHRFETAFDTVRTGQVALTPELIEISLEAGDHIAHLLDGSAQPADGDPIAARLEAAMGPTAPGEGGAPAAPAGEGRGRNDGSGEMCNYRIVFYPEDNAFRYGTNPLLLLEELRELGAIEASLLCDRVRPLSELDPTACHLGWEITLESDAGRERVEDVFVFVADNATLEITLLEAAREDAAANSSPPSAAPPPDGQQQAKGAKENAAKAEKPAAPSTSNGASKGSESLRVSAEKLDSLMDQVGELVIAQSRLADISDRYADPALRAVSEDIDRLVTNLRDDTLDIRMVPIGLLFSKFRRITRTLSKELGKNISFEVLGEETEIDKYFIELLNDPLVHLIRNSMDHGLESPQARVAAGKPEKGRLQLAARHEGGEVHITITDDGAGIDLSKVRERAIERGLLTEDQEVPDTTLQMMIFEPGFSTATVVSNVSGRGVGMDVVRRTIQDQRGSIFVETEQGRGTRITLRLPLTLAIVEGFHVNVNGGAFVLPLDAIEECVDISAQEDLASESRRMITIRDEYVPFARMHELFDFPYTPGKDRRVVVVRVGRERLGLVVDEIIGQRQTVIKPMTRLHRHCRGIAGGTILGDGRVALIVDVGALIPIAKTGSTDRRSKPRGAA
- the lipA gene encoding lipoyl synthase gives rise to the protein MSAEEKMARIPIKVEPTTERVRKPSWIRVKSPATTAVSDLKKILRDSALHTVCEEASCPNIAECFGKGTATFMIMGDICTRRCPFCDVAHGRPKALDADEPVNLANTIRDMALRYVVITSVDRDDLRDGGAGHFVDCIQAVRERSPNTKVEVLVPDFRGRMDRALEIMHRAPPDVFNHNLETVPRLYRQARPGSDYQHSLKLIREFHASHPTVPTKSGLMVGLGEQREEIFEVMRDLRAHDCEMLTIGQYLQPTRHHLPVERFVHPDEFAEYEREGYAMGFTHVASGPLVRSSYHADVQADQVLAGREGHPTT
- a CDS encoding methyl-accepting chemotaxis protein, which encodes MRLTIKLKLTGAFTLLLAFAGGLGYIGIDKLGGMNARLKTLATESTMRVTTAQDIQRLALEIARSEKNIVLAEDPVVVERYQRLIDSNRQEIEQKLSTLKALIGDGSNADVAEFEAAWAGYVENNAQVIRLSMLNSNARARELSSNEAREAIGTAERAITTLLDRAASIPQIADQALLTIARLKEDMVQSVRSEKNLIIANDDDEMSKHFDNAQARYASADEKVEVLRTLFAGSGGQAMSQLTEGWGGYKRYATAAMETSMENGNRRAFERSAGEGDESLSRTREALRNLVTSNLAAMERDTQISDQSYKSARNTLLQMVVAVLVVGCAAGLWISSTITTALNKAVRMAQAVAKGDLTVSETVSGNDEFKDLLDANATMLTRLRDVVSNAAHTANQVAHGSTKLASSAEQLSRGATEQSSATQEASSAVEEMAANIRHAADNASTTETIADNASGDTRSSGEVVNKALASIETIAEKINIVQEIARQTDLLALNAAVEAARAGQHGKGFAVVAAEVRKLAERSQQAAAEINELSSETLGLSKEAGAKLEALVPNIERTAELVREISAASREQNIGAEQINEAMRQMDGVVQQNASASEEVSSVSDALAGQASELQSLLAFFKLDDHVRQGTPVLGASSATAPTRSTTSTATRRPSPPPAAHDDGFAIDLLGGEEVDDTHFEPYRDAG
- a CDS encoding aminotransferase class IV translates to MANVLGMAYLDGELLPVEEARIPVLDRGFLFGDAVYEVIAAYDGLPFLTDRHLARLARSLAFIACANPFAAEDWAALLHDVLSANAQLVPPRAALYVQVTRGDSPKRAHTFPATAEPRTLVMLMDSPPPPAAAREAGLHAVTLDDLRWRACHIKTTSLLGNVLAREQARAAGAAEALLHRDGLVNEGSTSNVLAWIDDTLVSPPDGPDILPGVSRDWVLEQAAQAGVRCERRPIALQALREAEEVWITSTTREVLPVTRLDEHSIGDGRPGRHWRDAWDRYRASVAAGGPEDRD
- a CDS encoding DUF2490 domain-containing protein, which codes for MKPACLTAVLMSAALVMPALVSAQAVDEDQLGAWYMYFYDVRFEDSRFGLQGDGQWRNWDLGGDLEQLLLRSGATFTPEDSNTTFTFGYASITSGSFGPSDASQHEHRIYQEALIRQRVGSRVRLRHRLRTEQRFVEDQDFRTRFRYALFVDIPLNRREMNPGAYYLALYDEVFINLERNIGDGRRVDRVDRNRLYGALGYVVTSTLKVQGGVMLQSSGSIDKPQLQLSLHQAFR
- a CDS encoding DUF493 domain-containing protein, which codes for MTNQNGNDTPPRVLSQANRLKALEETPLEFPVNFPIKVIGRDSESARPFRDVVIGILDCHFAAVERDGIAERPSRGGKYTSITATVRAESKDQLDAAYAALTANDEVLWAL
- a CDS encoding chemotaxis protein CheW, translated to MNDAATPATAPPDVIVEEETVNTLLTFELGGEVFAINVMRVQEILDIVSMTPVPHANRFAPGVINVRGNVVPVIDLRYRFGMPPRDQGKSTRTVVFEVRVEGETTRVAMAVDAVYNVEPVQELTIEELPESGSKWNGKLITGIARIRERLTIILNLENVFDTSVESTKPLIA